Proteins from a genomic interval of Zingiber officinale cultivar Zhangliang chromosome 1B, Zo_v1.1, whole genome shotgun sequence:
- the LOC121968648 gene encoding putative methylesterase 11, chloroplastic isoform X2 — MGGVISCFSDADEADRKDQRRRPAGNHLPSLSAEVAAIGIGSEDRISKGRSRRKGNGEAVLTHEQALAAALLLQQNGGVPGELNFDRSSSLRFPGHGKKRQTLPRSSSSRPPSLTDPVLQPQQLVNQGLKIDNLEIRHFVLVHGGGFGAWCWYKSIALLEDSGFKVSAIDLTGSGISSFNTNKVSSIAEYAKPLTGFLEALGDLDKAGMLDLMRQAQVFVYGNGKDLPPTAIDLDKSLLKELLFNQSPSKDVALALVSIRSIPFAPVLEKLSLTENYGSVRRFFIETTEDNAIPLQTQQRLCNVNPPERVFQLKGSDHSPFFSKPLTLHKILVEIATMPSN, encoded by the exons ATGGGCGGTGTTATCTCGTGTTTCTCTGATGCTGATGAAGCGGATCGGAAGGATCAGCGACGGCGGCCGGCGGGGAATCACCTGCCGTCCTTGTCGGCGGAGGTGGCCGCGATTGGTATCGGCTCTGAAGATAGGATTAGCAAGGGACGTTCCAGGAGGAAGGGGAACGGAGAGGCGGTGCTGACTCACGAGCAGGCCCTGGCGGCTGCGCTCCTCTTGCAGCAGAATGGGGGCGTCCCGGGGGAATTGAACTTTGATAGGTCGTCCTCTTTGAGGTTTCCTGGCCACGGGAAGAAGAGGCAAACTCTCCCTAGGAGTTCGAGCTCGAGGCCGCCGTCTCTAACAGATCCGGTCTTGCAGCCCCAGCAACTCGTCAACCAG GGTCtaaagattgataatttagaaataaGGCATTTTGTTCTCGTTCATGGAGGTGGCTTTGGTGCATGGTGCTGGTACAAAAGTATTGCACTTCTAGAGGACAGTGGATTCAAAGTCAGTGCTATTGACCTCACTGGTTCTGGGATTAGTTCATTCAATACAAATAAAGTTTCCAGTATTGCAGAATATGCAAAACCTCTTACAGGTTTCCTAGAAGCCCTTGGAGATCTGGACAAG GCAGGTATGCTTGATCTGATGCGACAAGCACAAGTTTTTGTTTATGGAAATGGAAAGGATCTCCCTCCTACTGCCATTGATCTGGACAAATCTTTACTCAAAGAGTTGCTATTCAACCAGTCTCCTTCTAAG GATGTTGCCTTGGCTTTGGTTTCGATAAGGTCTATTCCCTTTGCTCCAGTGTTAGAGAAGCTTTCACTCACCGAGAATTATGGTTCAGTGAGGAGATTTTTCATAGAAACCACTGAAGACAATGCAATACCACTTCAGACACAGCAAAGGCTGTGTAATGTCAATCCTCCAGAGAGAGTTTTTCAGCTCAAAGGCTCAGATCACTCCCCGTTCTTCTCTAAGCCGCTGACACTGCACAAAATCTTGGTTGAGATTGCAACAATGCCATCAAACTAG
- the LOC121968648 gene encoding putative methylesterase 11, chloroplastic isoform X1, translating to MGGVISCFSDADEADRKDQRRRPAGNHLPSLSAEVAAIGIGSEDRISKGRSRRKGNGEAVLTHEQALAAALLLQQNGGVPGELNFDRSSSLRFPGHGKKRQTLPRSSSSRPPSLTDPVLQPQQLVNQGLKIDNLEIRHFVLVHGGGFGAWCWYKSIALLEDSGFKVSAIDLTGSGISSFNTNKVSSIAEYAKPLTGFLEALGDLDKVILVGHDFGGVCVSYAMEVLPSKVGKAIFICAAMPTTGQNILDMFSEEAGMLDLMRQAQVFVYGNGKDLPPTAIDLDKSLLKELLFNQSPSKDVALALVSIRSIPFAPVLEKLSLTENYGSVRRFFIETTEDNAIPLQTQQRLCNVNPPERVFQLKGSDHSPFFSKPLTLHKILVEIATMPSN from the exons ATGGGCGGTGTTATCTCGTGTTTCTCTGATGCTGATGAAGCGGATCGGAAGGATCAGCGACGGCGGCCGGCGGGGAATCACCTGCCGTCCTTGTCGGCGGAGGTGGCCGCGATTGGTATCGGCTCTGAAGATAGGATTAGCAAGGGACGTTCCAGGAGGAAGGGGAACGGAGAGGCGGTGCTGACTCACGAGCAGGCCCTGGCGGCTGCGCTCCTCTTGCAGCAGAATGGGGGCGTCCCGGGGGAATTGAACTTTGATAGGTCGTCCTCTTTGAGGTTTCCTGGCCACGGGAAGAAGAGGCAAACTCTCCCTAGGAGTTCGAGCTCGAGGCCGCCGTCTCTAACAGATCCGGTCTTGCAGCCCCAGCAACTCGTCAACCAG GGTCtaaagattgataatttagaaataaGGCATTTTGTTCTCGTTCATGGAGGTGGCTTTGGTGCATGGTGCTGGTACAAAAGTATTGCACTTCTAGAGGACAGTGGATTCAAAGTCAGTGCTATTGACCTCACTGGTTCTGGGATTAGTTCATTCAATACAAATAAAGTTTCCAGTATTGCAGAATATGCAAAACCTCTTACAGGTTTCCTAGAAGCCCTTGGAGATCTGGACAAG GTAATTTTGGTTGGACATGATTTTGGTGGTGTTTGTGTGTCATATGCCATGGAGGTTTTACCATCTAAAGTTGGCAAAGCCATTTTCATCTGTGCAGCTATGCCAACCACTGGCCAGAACATTCTTGATATGTTCTCAGAAGAG GCAGGTATGCTTGATCTGATGCGACAAGCACAAGTTTTTGTTTATGGAAATGGAAAGGATCTCCCTCCTACTGCCATTGATCTGGACAAATCTTTACTCAAAGAGTTGCTATTCAACCAGTCTCCTTCTAAG GATGTTGCCTTGGCTTTGGTTTCGATAAGGTCTATTCCCTTTGCTCCAGTGTTAGAGAAGCTTTCACTCACCGAGAATTATGGTTCAGTGAGGAGATTTTTCATAGAAACCACTGAAGACAATGCAATACCACTTCAGACACAGCAAAGGCTGTGTAATGTCAATCCTCCAGAGAGAGTTTTTCAGCTCAAAGGCTCAGATCACTCCCCGTTCTTCTCTAAGCCGCTGACACTGCACAAAATCTTGGTTGAGATTGCAACAATGCCATCAAACTAG